From Apteryx mantelli isolate bAptMan1 chromosome 14, bAptMan1.hap1, whole genome shotgun sequence, the proteins below share one genomic window:
- the ARAP3 gene encoding arf-GAP with Rho-GAP domain, ANK repeat and PH domain-containing protein 3 isoform X1, with product MSFQYSPDSDIADWLATIHLEKYQDVFKQHGYHVARDVTLLDGKDLQQIGITATGHRKRILNLVHQTRLLGQSLGGPAAGDAHPQAAACMEPLDVTQDPQAGKDAMKEGPGGATDVSGMRQRAAAPSQASPLEKDPAPPLVRPVPKPRTVFHRSKPEQCLAPTPAARSTVLTQSLDSNRTPGAFVVLEGFVPGESSTDLESPEPRLAQQAGPRATTTMGIGASRSGMRESSREDKRLPAAVDHGQALEASEKPSSSVPSVPPRLSHRIPAAEPSPASLLDSHPTPDPSLPAVATPAKRDLSPYPGAPSQPGSGQGRLEMVSNIIYEGLKPSLAPTEDPGGEDGPQGWTLTEPPSLSLQELTHLADKLESPSWPTTGLPPVPQRPATKPVVGEQPVNPYSEAVFGHGVPAREQKGVGIPSGQSYEGGSELELEREACRTSSECSSDGKSEDEETRTRLIDRIIQNDTEGYSTVEAPQAEGTQFSLPSHFYPDEVLDDLTISPYASYTSISEPRPTMLRGWLDKLSPQGNYVFQRRYVRFDGKNLMYFSSEKEPYPKGVIPLSVIEMARSTKDNKFQVVTSHRIFVFRAENEAQRNEWCSTLQKKVMDQRLVGSRPRPANTAHCQKSGTLELKGQKSKVFAALSLPEMWLYKSEQFFKMGIGICLIEMRGSTIREAKNRSFELITPLKIFSFMAESDREKREWMEALQEAIAETLYDYEVAEKIWSNKANKYCADCRAQNPDWASINLCVVICKQCAGQHRSLGSNISKVQSLKLDTSVWSNEIVQLFIMLGNDRANRFWAARLPTAEALYPDASAEQRRDFISRKYRDGRYRLPHPHYTTQDDVLQALCAAVTGPGLLKTILQFFSSSEAGQMADPGAYEVSPGADLWWGPESKRPRNHSGSPSAGEPGPEGVYNEITQPATHSGYLHRAPALPKLPGAKKSRDDFQRIWCSLEKALLFFETDKCTEPLGHVTSRDLLSLGVSRAHAGTSPGPTERFRYTLELFLTGEKVQQLGTDGPDTLQAWASAIGKWFTPVSCHCLLGYEFQRVGQLRYKCMLNPEHWQQAFFILQKAHLFICPTEDDGAEDSINLRRLQELSMVPPTETPEKKELLILVEMGRTFYLQGLSRADSAAWYADIQASAGGRGNALRDQQLSRGDIPIIVDSCIAFITQYGLRHEGIYRKNGAKSRIKVLMEEFRRDARNVKLRINDNFIEDVTDVLKRFFRELEDPVFTLELHPQWKEAAGISSKPQRLERYKELIHRLPRLNHKTLAALIGHLYRVQKCADLNQMSTKNLSLLFAPSLFQTDGKGEHEVKVMEDLIDNYVSIFNIDEDQVSQMDLENSLITTWKDTQLSQAGDLIIEVYLEQKLPDCCVTLKVSPTMTAEELTNQVLEMRNVSASLDIWLTFEALENGELERPLHPEEKVLEQALQWCKLPEPSTAYLLVRKVPIGEGSCLFTGAKRETPKCGLLKCREEPPKLLGNKFQERYFVIRDRKLLLLKEKRSTKPEREWPLDAAKVYMGIRKKLKPPGQWGFTLTLDKQQLYLVCSGQAELWDWTTSILKAQHDDLHPVIMRRRSSSDLTKQKFGTMTLVPLHGDSTDATMLSANQTLHRLHTRRTLSMFFPMKMHQDSLEEKQEKEVDTEPVYEEVGNFPELASLELDHELLADLSSIPSVDRSKKPSQFPEQPPAPALRSSLPTSPAQRVSNPSVTKALSLERGLNLECDKSPAHGRSAGLRPTKTASLERNLELSLVLAGDQDQVTMPGSSPSTETSLEIPRKRNIQPSSPINNKLIQELSSIILKKNEGQPPGSGPGPGPGPGQQVT from the exons ATGAGCTTCCAGTACAGTCCTGACTCCGATATTGCAGACTGGCTGGCCACCATCCACTTGGAGAAGTACCAGGATGTTTTTAAGCAGCATGGGTACCATGTGGCCAGAGATGTCACCTTGCTGGATGGTAAGGACCTACAGCAGATTGGCATCACCGCCACTGGACACCGCAAAAGGATCCTGAACTTGGTGCATCAGACACGACTGCTTGGGCAGTCCCTGGGGGGACCTGCAGCAGGAGATGCCCATCCTCAAGCTGCTGCGTGCATGGAGCCCCTGGATGTGACCCAAGACCCCCAGGCAGGCAAGGATGCCATGAAAGAAGGGCCAGGAGGGGCTACTGACGTCTCTGGGATGCGGCAGCGAGCTGCTGCGCCCAGCCAGGCATCGCCTCTGGAGAAGGATCCTGCTCCACCCCTCGTCAGACCAGTTCCCAAGCCAAGGACAGTTTTCCATCGCTCAAAGCCAGAGCAGTGTTTGGCACCCACACCAGCAGCACGGAGCACGGTGCTGACACAAAGCCTGGACAGCAACAGGACTCCTGGGGCATTTGTGGTACTGGAGGGGTTTGTGCCAGGGGAGAGCTCTACAGATCTGGAGAGCCCAGAGCCCAGACTGGCGCAGCAGGCTGGCCCAAGAGCAACCACTACCATGGGTATAGGAGCATCCCGGTCAGGAATGCGGGAGAGCTCTCGGGAGGACAAACGACTCCCTGCAGCTGTGGATCATGGACAAGCCCTGGAAGCCTCAGAAAAACCTTCCTCGTCCGTCCCATCTGTGCCACCACGGCTCAGCCACAGGATCCCAGCagctgagcccagcccagcaAGCTTGCTGGATAGTCACCCCACACCCGACCCTTCCCTGCCTGCTGTGGCCACCCCAGCCAAGAGAGATCTTTCACCATACCCTGGGGCACCCTCACAGCCAGGctcagggcagggcaggctggaGATGGTATCCAACATCATCTATGAAGGACTCAAGCCATCTTTGGCACCCACTGAGGACCCAGGAGGGGAGGATGGTCCCCAGGGCTGGACTCTTACTGAGCCACCAAGTCTATCCCTGCAGGAGCTGACCCACCTGGCCGACAAGCTTGA GAGTCCCAGCTGGCCCACCACAGGCCTGCCCCCCGTCCCACAGAGACCAGCCACCAAGCCAG TTGTCGGTGAGCAGCCTGTCAACCCCTACAGCGAGGCCGTCTTTGGGCATGGGGTCCCTGCCCGGGAACAGAAG GGTGTGGGCATTCCCTCTGGGCAGAGCTACGAGGGAGGgtcagagctggagctggagagaGAAGCGTGCAG GACGAGCAGCGAGTGCAGCAGCGATGGAAAGAGCGAGGACGAGGAGACACGGACCAGGCTCATCGACCGCATCATCCAGAATGACACAGAGGGCTATTCCACCGTGGAGGCACCACAGGCTGAGGGCACCCAGTTCAGTCTGCCATCCCACTTCTACCCAGATGAGGTCCTGGATGACCTGACGATCTCCCCCTATGCGAGCTACACCTCCATCTCCGAGCCCCGGCCCACCATGCTCAGGGGCTGGCTGGACAAGCTCTCCCCACAGGG GAACTACGTCTTCCAGAGGCGCTATGTCCGCTTCGACGGGAAGAACCTGATGTACTTCAGCAGTGAGAAG GAGCCCTACCCCAAGGGGGTGATCCCGCTGTCCGTGATCGAGATGGCTCGCTCCACCAAAGACAACAAGTTCCAGGTTGTCACCAGCCACCGGATCTTTGTCTTCCGTGCTGAAAATGAGG CCCAGAGGAACGAGTGGTGCTCCACTCTGCAGAAGAAGGTGATGGACCAGCGCTTGGtgggctcccggccccggcccgccaaCACTGCTCACTGCCAGAAGTCCGGCACCCTGGAGCTGAAGGGTCAGAAGTCCAAGGTGTTCGCAGCCCTGAGTCTACCTGAGATGTGGCTGTACAAGAGCGAGCAG TTCTTTAAAATGGGCATTGGCATCTGCTTGATTGAGATGCGTGGCTCCACTATCCGGGAGGCCAAGAACCGCAGCTTTGAGCTCATCACCCCCCTCAAAATATTCAG CTTCATGGCAGAGTCAGACCGGGAGAAGCGCGAGTGGATGGAGGCCCTGCAGGAAGCCATAGCCGAGACACTCTACGACTATGAGGTGGCAGAAAAGATCTGGTCCAACAAAGCCAATAAATACTGCGCAGACTGCCGGGCTCAAAATCCTGACTGGGCATCCATCAACCTGTGTGTGGTCATCTGCAAGCAGTGTGCAG GGCAGCACAGGAGCCTGGGCTCCAATATTTCCAAGGTGCAAAGTCTGAAGCTTGACACCAGCGTCTGGTCCAATGAGATTGTACAG CTCTTCATCATGCTGGGTAATGACAGAGCCAACCGGTTCTGGGCCGCTCGCCTCCCCACTGCTGAGGCCCTCTACCCAGATGCAAGTGCTGAGCAGAGACGGGACTTCATCTCCCGCAAGTACCGGGACGGGCGGTACCGTCTGCCCCATCCCCACTACACCACCCAGGATGATGTGCTCCAG GCACTGTGTGCTGCGGTGACAGGACCAGGCCTGCTCAAGACCATCCTGCAGTTCTTCTCGTCCTCGGAGGCTGGGCAGATGGCTGACCCTGGGGCCTACGAGGTGTCCCCAGGGGCTGACCTCTGGTGGGGCCCAGAAAGCAAAAGGCCCAGGAACCATTCAG GGAGCCCCAGTGCAGGCGAACCAGGCCCAGAGGGTGTCTACAACGAGATCACTCAGCCGGCGACGCACAGTGGGTACCTGCACCGGGCCCCAGCCCTCCCCAAGCTCCCGGGCGCCAAAAAGAGCAGAGACG ACTTCCAGCGCATCTGGTGCTCCCTGGAGAAGGCCCTGCTCTTCTTCGAGACGGACAAATGTACCGAGCCCCTGGGCCACGTCACGAGCAGGGACCTCCTCTCTCTGGGCGTGAGCAGAGCCCATGCAGGCACAAGCCCTGGCCCCACAGAAAG GTTTCGCTACACCCTTGAGCTCTTCCTTACCGGGGAAAAAGTGCAGCAGCTGGGAACTGATGGGCCTGACACATTGCAGGCCTGGGCCAGTGCCATTGGCAAG TGGTTCACGCCTGTGAGTTGTCACTGCCTGCTGGGCTACGAGTTTCAGCGCGTGGGCCAGCTGCGCTACAAGTGCATGCTCAATCCCGAGCACTGGCAGCAGGCCTTCTTCATCCTGCAGAAAGCCCACCTCTTCATCTGCCCCACCGAGGATGATGGGGCTGAAGACAGCATCAATCTCCGGCGGCTGCAGGAGCTCA GTATGGTCCCCCCCACAGAAACCCCAGAGAAGAAGGAGCTGCTGATCCTGGTGGAGATGGGGAG GACATTTTACCTGCAGGGCTTGTCGCGGGCAGACTCTGCAGCATGGTACGCAGACATCCAGGCGTCGGCAGGGGGCCGGGGTAACGCACTGCGGGACCAGCAGCTGAGCCGCGGGGACATCCCCATCATTGTGGACAGCTGCATCGCCTTCATCACGCAGTACG GGCTACGGCATGAAGGGATTTACCGCAAGAATGGAGCCAAGTCCCGGATCAAGGTACTAATGGAGGAGTTTCGGCGGGACGCGCGCAATGTCAAATTGCGCATCAATGACAACTTCATCGAGGATGTCACGGATGTGCTGAAGAGGTTCTTCAGAGAACTTGAGGACCCCGTCTTTACCCTGGAGCTGCACCCACAGTGGAAGGAGGCTGCAG GAATCTCCTCAAAGCCCCAGCGCCTGGAGCGGTACAAAGAGCTCATTCATCGCCTGCCTCGCCTCAACCACAAGACCCTGGCTGCACTGATTGGGCATCTCTACCG AGTGCAGAAGTGTGCTGACCTCAACCAGATGAGCACCAAGAACCTGTCGCTGCTCTTTGCACCTAGCCTCTTCCAGACCGATGGCAAAGGGGAGCACGAGGTCAAGGTGATGGAAGACCTCATTGACAACTATGTCAGCATCTTCAAT ATTGATGAGGACCAGGTATCCCAGATGGATCTGGAGAACAGTCTGATCACCACCTGGAAGGACACCCAG CTCTCGCAGGCAGGAGACCTCATCATTGAGGTTTACCTAGAGCAGAAGCTGCCTGACTGCTGCGTCACCCTGAAG GTGTCCCCCACGATGACAGCGGAGGAGCTCACCAATCAGGTGCTGGAGATGCGCAACGTGTCAGCCAGCCTGGATATCTGGCTGACCTTTGAGGCCCTGGAGAATGGGGAGCTGG AGCGGCCCCTGCACCCCGAGGAGAAGGTGCTGGAGCAGGCCTTGCAGTGGTGCAagctcccagagcccagcactgcaTATCTGCTGGTGAGGAAGGTCCCCATCGGTGAGGGCAGCTGTCTCTTCACAG GTGCCAAGCGCGAGACTCCCAAGTGTGGGCTGCTGAAATGCCGCGAGGAGCCCCCCAAGCTGTTGGGGAACAAGTTTCAGGAGCGTTACTTCGTCATCCGGGAccggaagctgctgctgctcaagGAGAAGAGG AGCACCAAGCCAGAGCGAGAGTGGCCCCTGGATGCAGCCAAGGTTTACATGGGCATTCGGAAGAAGCTGAAGCCACCAGGCCA GTGGGGTTTCACCCTGACCCTGGACAAGCAGCAGCT GTACCTGGTGTGCTCGGGGCAGGCTGAGCTGTGGGACTGGACCACCAGCATCCTCAAGGCTCAG CACGATGACCTGCACCCCGTGATCATGCGTCGGCGTTCCTCCTCTGACCTCACCAAGCAGAAGTTCGGCACCATGACACTGGTGCCCCTGCACGGGGACAGCACCGATGCCACCATGCTCTCTGCCAACCAGACCTTG CACCGCCTGCACACACGAAGGACTTTGTCCATGTTCTTT CCCATGAAGATGCACCAGGACTCtctggaggagaagcaggaaaagGAGGTGGACACAGAGCCTGTCTACGAGGAGGTGGGCAACTTCCCCGAGCTGGCCTCACTGGAGCTGGATCACGAACTGCTGGCAGACCTGTCATCCATCCCCTCCGTGGACAGGTCCAAGAAGCCATCccaattccctgagcagcccccagccccagcactgCGCTCCTCACTGcccaccagcccagcccagagGGTCTCGAATCCCTCTGTCACCAAAGCCCTGTCTCTCGAAAGGGGCTTGAACCTCGAGTGCGACAAAAGCCCAGCCCACGGCAGATCTGCTGGGCTCAGACCCACCAAAACGGCCTCTCTTGAGAGGAACCTGGAGCTTTCTTTAGTGCTGGCTGGGGACCAGGACCAGGTGACCATGCCAGGGAGCAgtcccagcacagagacctccctGGAGATCCCCAGGAAGAGGAACATCCAGCCTTCCTCACCCATCAACAACAAACTGATCCAGGAGCTCAGCAGCATCATCCTCAAGAAGAACGAGGGACAGCCCCCAGGATCAGGACCAGGaccggggccagggccaggccagCAGGTAACATGA
- the ARAP3 gene encoding arf-GAP with Rho-GAP domain, ANK repeat and PH domain-containing protein 3 isoform X2 — protein MSFQYSPDSDIADWLATIHLEKYQDVFKQHGYHVARDVTLLDGKDLQQIGITATGHRKRILNLVHQTRLLGQSLGGPAAGDAHPQAAACMEPLDVTQDPQAGKDAMKEGPGGATDVSGMRQRAAAPSQASPLEKDPAPPLVRPVPKPRTVFHRSKPEQCLAPTPAARSTVLTQSLDSNRTPGAFVVLEGFVPGESSTDLESPEPRLAQQAGPRATTTMGIGASRSGMRESSREDKRLPAAVDHGQALEASEKPSSSVPSVPPRLSHRIPAAEPSPASLLDSHPTPDPSLPAVATPAKRDLSPYPGAPSQPGSGQGRLEMVSNIIYEGLKPSLAPTEDPGGEDGPQGWTLTEPPSLSLQELTHLADKLESPSWPTTGLPPVPQRPATKPVVGEQPVNPYSEAVFGHGVPAREQKGVGIPSGQSYEGGSELELEREACRTSSECSSDGKSEDEETRTRLIDRIIQNDTEGYSTVEAPQAEGTQFSLPSHFYPDEVLDDLTISPYASYTSISEPRPTMLRGWLDKLSPQGNYVFQRRYVRFDGKNLMYFSSEKEPYPKGVIPLSVIEMARSTKDNKFQVVTSHRIFVFRAENEAQRNEWCSTLQKKVMDQRLVGSRPRPANTAHCQKSGTLELKGQKSKVFAALSLPEMWLYKSEQFFKMGIGICLIEMRGSTIREAKNRSFELITPLKIFSFMAESDREKREWMEALQEAIAETLYDYEVAEKIWSNKANKYCADCRAQNPDWASINLCVVICKQCAGQHRSLGSNISKVQSLKLDTSVWSNEIVQLFIMLGNDRANRFWAARLPTAEALYPDASAEQRRDFISRKYRDGRYRLPHPHYTTQDDVLQALCAAVTGPGLLKTILQFFSSSEAGQMADPGAYEVSPGADLWWGPESKRPRNHSGSPSAGEPGPEGVYNEITQPATHSGYLHRAPALPKLPGAKKSRDDFQRIWCSLEKALLFFETDKCTEPLGHVTSRDLLSLGVSRAHAGTSPGPTERFRYTLELFLTGEKVQQLGTDGPDTLQAWASAIGKWFTPVSCHCLLGYEFQRVGQLRYKCMLNPEHWQQAFFILQKAHLFICPTEDDGAEDSINLRRLQELSMVPPTETPEKKELLILVEMGRTFYLQGLSRADSAAWYADIQASAGGRGNALRDQQLSRGDIPIIVDSCIAFITQYGLRHEGIYRKNGAKSRIKVLMEEFRRDARNVKLRINDNFIEDVTDVLKRFFRELEDPVFTLELHPQWKEAAGISSKPQRLERYKELIHRLPRLNHKTLAALIGHLYRVQKCADLNQMSTKNLSLLFAPSLFQTDGKGEHEVKVMEDLIDNYVSIFNIDEDQVSQMDLENSLITTWKDTQLSQAGDLIIEVYLEQKLPDCCVTLKVSPTMTAEELTNQVLEMRNVSASLDIWLTFEALENGELERPLHPEEKVLEQALQWCKLPEPSTAYLLVRKVPIGEGSCLFTGAKRETPKCGLLKCREEPPKLLGNKFQERYFVIRDRKLLLLKEKRSTKPEREWPLDAAKVYMGIRKKLKPPGQWGFTLTLDKQQLYLVCSGQAELWDWTTSILKAQHDDLHPVIMRRRSSSDLTKQKFGTMTLVPLHGDSTDATMLSANQTLPMKMHQDSLEEKQEKEVDTEPVYEEVGNFPELASLELDHELLADLSSIPSVDRSKKPSQFPEQPPAPALRSSLPTSPAQRVSNPSVTKALSLERGLNLECDKSPAHGRSAGLRPTKTASLERNLELSLVLAGDQDQVTMPGSSPSTETSLEIPRKRNIQPSSPINNKLIQELSSIILKKNEGQPPGSGPGPGPGPGQQVT, from the exons ATGAGCTTCCAGTACAGTCCTGACTCCGATATTGCAGACTGGCTGGCCACCATCCACTTGGAGAAGTACCAGGATGTTTTTAAGCAGCATGGGTACCATGTGGCCAGAGATGTCACCTTGCTGGATGGTAAGGACCTACAGCAGATTGGCATCACCGCCACTGGACACCGCAAAAGGATCCTGAACTTGGTGCATCAGACACGACTGCTTGGGCAGTCCCTGGGGGGACCTGCAGCAGGAGATGCCCATCCTCAAGCTGCTGCGTGCATGGAGCCCCTGGATGTGACCCAAGACCCCCAGGCAGGCAAGGATGCCATGAAAGAAGGGCCAGGAGGGGCTACTGACGTCTCTGGGATGCGGCAGCGAGCTGCTGCGCCCAGCCAGGCATCGCCTCTGGAGAAGGATCCTGCTCCACCCCTCGTCAGACCAGTTCCCAAGCCAAGGACAGTTTTCCATCGCTCAAAGCCAGAGCAGTGTTTGGCACCCACACCAGCAGCACGGAGCACGGTGCTGACACAAAGCCTGGACAGCAACAGGACTCCTGGGGCATTTGTGGTACTGGAGGGGTTTGTGCCAGGGGAGAGCTCTACAGATCTGGAGAGCCCAGAGCCCAGACTGGCGCAGCAGGCTGGCCCAAGAGCAACCACTACCATGGGTATAGGAGCATCCCGGTCAGGAATGCGGGAGAGCTCTCGGGAGGACAAACGACTCCCTGCAGCTGTGGATCATGGACAAGCCCTGGAAGCCTCAGAAAAACCTTCCTCGTCCGTCCCATCTGTGCCACCACGGCTCAGCCACAGGATCCCAGCagctgagcccagcccagcaAGCTTGCTGGATAGTCACCCCACACCCGACCCTTCCCTGCCTGCTGTGGCCACCCCAGCCAAGAGAGATCTTTCACCATACCCTGGGGCACCCTCACAGCCAGGctcagggcagggcaggctggaGATGGTATCCAACATCATCTATGAAGGACTCAAGCCATCTTTGGCACCCACTGAGGACCCAGGAGGGGAGGATGGTCCCCAGGGCTGGACTCTTACTGAGCCACCAAGTCTATCCCTGCAGGAGCTGACCCACCTGGCCGACAAGCTTGA GAGTCCCAGCTGGCCCACCACAGGCCTGCCCCCCGTCCCACAGAGACCAGCCACCAAGCCAG TTGTCGGTGAGCAGCCTGTCAACCCCTACAGCGAGGCCGTCTTTGGGCATGGGGTCCCTGCCCGGGAACAGAAG GGTGTGGGCATTCCCTCTGGGCAGAGCTACGAGGGAGGgtcagagctggagctggagagaGAAGCGTGCAG GACGAGCAGCGAGTGCAGCAGCGATGGAAAGAGCGAGGACGAGGAGACACGGACCAGGCTCATCGACCGCATCATCCAGAATGACACAGAGGGCTATTCCACCGTGGAGGCACCACAGGCTGAGGGCACCCAGTTCAGTCTGCCATCCCACTTCTACCCAGATGAGGTCCTGGATGACCTGACGATCTCCCCCTATGCGAGCTACACCTCCATCTCCGAGCCCCGGCCCACCATGCTCAGGGGCTGGCTGGACAAGCTCTCCCCACAGGG GAACTACGTCTTCCAGAGGCGCTATGTCCGCTTCGACGGGAAGAACCTGATGTACTTCAGCAGTGAGAAG GAGCCCTACCCCAAGGGGGTGATCCCGCTGTCCGTGATCGAGATGGCTCGCTCCACCAAAGACAACAAGTTCCAGGTTGTCACCAGCCACCGGATCTTTGTCTTCCGTGCTGAAAATGAGG CCCAGAGGAACGAGTGGTGCTCCACTCTGCAGAAGAAGGTGATGGACCAGCGCTTGGtgggctcccggccccggcccgccaaCACTGCTCACTGCCAGAAGTCCGGCACCCTGGAGCTGAAGGGTCAGAAGTCCAAGGTGTTCGCAGCCCTGAGTCTACCTGAGATGTGGCTGTACAAGAGCGAGCAG TTCTTTAAAATGGGCATTGGCATCTGCTTGATTGAGATGCGTGGCTCCACTATCCGGGAGGCCAAGAACCGCAGCTTTGAGCTCATCACCCCCCTCAAAATATTCAG CTTCATGGCAGAGTCAGACCGGGAGAAGCGCGAGTGGATGGAGGCCCTGCAGGAAGCCATAGCCGAGACACTCTACGACTATGAGGTGGCAGAAAAGATCTGGTCCAACAAAGCCAATAAATACTGCGCAGACTGCCGGGCTCAAAATCCTGACTGGGCATCCATCAACCTGTGTGTGGTCATCTGCAAGCAGTGTGCAG GGCAGCACAGGAGCCTGGGCTCCAATATTTCCAAGGTGCAAAGTCTGAAGCTTGACACCAGCGTCTGGTCCAATGAGATTGTACAG CTCTTCATCATGCTGGGTAATGACAGAGCCAACCGGTTCTGGGCCGCTCGCCTCCCCACTGCTGAGGCCCTCTACCCAGATGCAAGTGCTGAGCAGAGACGGGACTTCATCTCCCGCAAGTACCGGGACGGGCGGTACCGTCTGCCCCATCCCCACTACACCACCCAGGATGATGTGCTCCAG GCACTGTGTGCTGCGGTGACAGGACCAGGCCTGCTCAAGACCATCCTGCAGTTCTTCTCGTCCTCGGAGGCTGGGCAGATGGCTGACCCTGGGGCCTACGAGGTGTCCCCAGGGGCTGACCTCTGGTGGGGCCCAGAAAGCAAAAGGCCCAGGAACCATTCAG GGAGCCCCAGTGCAGGCGAACCAGGCCCAGAGGGTGTCTACAACGAGATCACTCAGCCGGCGACGCACAGTGGGTACCTGCACCGGGCCCCAGCCCTCCCCAAGCTCCCGGGCGCCAAAAAGAGCAGAGACG ACTTCCAGCGCATCTGGTGCTCCCTGGAGAAGGCCCTGCTCTTCTTCGAGACGGACAAATGTACCGAGCCCCTGGGCCACGTCACGAGCAGGGACCTCCTCTCTCTGGGCGTGAGCAGAGCCCATGCAGGCACAAGCCCTGGCCCCACAGAAAG GTTTCGCTACACCCTTGAGCTCTTCCTTACCGGGGAAAAAGTGCAGCAGCTGGGAACTGATGGGCCTGACACATTGCAGGCCTGGGCCAGTGCCATTGGCAAG TGGTTCACGCCTGTGAGTTGTCACTGCCTGCTGGGCTACGAGTTTCAGCGCGTGGGCCAGCTGCGCTACAAGTGCATGCTCAATCCCGAGCACTGGCAGCAGGCCTTCTTCATCCTGCAGAAAGCCCACCTCTTCATCTGCCCCACCGAGGATGATGGGGCTGAAGACAGCATCAATCTCCGGCGGCTGCAGGAGCTCA GTATGGTCCCCCCCACAGAAACCCCAGAGAAGAAGGAGCTGCTGATCCTGGTGGAGATGGGGAG GACATTTTACCTGCAGGGCTTGTCGCGGGCAGACTCTGCAGCATGGTACGCAGACATCCAGGCGTCGGCAGGGGGCCGGGGTAACGCACTGCGGGACCAGCAGCTGAGCCGCGGGGACATCCCCATCATTGTGGACAGCTGCATCGCCTTCATCACGCAGTACG GGCTACGGCATGAAGGGATTTACCGCAAGAATGGAGCCAAGTCCCGGATCAAGGTACTAATGGAGGAGTTTCGGCGGGACGCGCGCAATGTCAAATTGCGCATCAATGACAACTTCATCGAGGATGTCACGGATGTGCTGAAGAGGTTCTTCAGAGAACTTGAGGACCCCGTCTTTACCCTGGAGCTGCACCCACAGTGGAAGGAGGCTGCAG GAATCTCCTCAAAGCCCCAGCGCCTGGAGCGGTACAAAGAGCTCATTCATCGCCTGCCTCGCCTCAACCACAAGACCCTGGCTGCACTGATTGGGCATCTCTACCG AGTGCAGAAGTGTGCTGACCTCAACCAGATGAGCACCAAGAACCTGTCGCTGCTCTTTGCACCTAGCCTCTTCCAGACCGATGGCAAAGGGGAGCACGAGGTCAAGGTGATGGAAGACCTCATTGACAACTATGTCAGCATCTTCAAT ATTGATGAGGACCAGGTATCCCAGATGGATCTGGAGAACAGTCTGATCACCACCTGGAAGGACACCCAG CTCTCGCAGGCAGGAGACCTCATCATTGAGGTTTACCTAGAGCAGAAGCTGCCTGACTGCTGCGTCACCCTGAAG GTGTCCCCCACGATGACAGCGGAGGAGCTCACCAATCAGGTGCTGGAGATGCGCAACGTGTCAGCCAGCCTGGATATCTGGCTGACCTTTGAGGCCCTGGAGAATGGGGAGCTGG AGCGGCCCCTGCACCCCGAGGAGAAGGTGCTGGAGCAGGCCTTGCAGTGGTGCAagctcccagagcccagcactgcaTATCTGCTGGTGAGGAAGGTCCCCATCGGTGAGGGCAGCTGTCTCTTCACAG GTGCCAAGCGCGAGACTCCCAAGTGTGGGCTGCTGAAATGCCGCGAGGAGCCCCCCAAGCTGTTGGGGAACAAGTTTCAGGAGCGTTACTTCGTCATCCGGGAccggaagctgctgctgctcaagGAGAAGAGG AGCACCAAGCCAGAGCGAGAGTGGCCCCTGGATGCAGCCAAGGTTTACATGGGCATTCGGAAGAAGCTGAAGCCACCAGGCCA GTGGGGTTTCACCCTGACCCTGGACAAGCAGCAGCT GTACCTGGTGTGCTCGGGGCAGGCTGAGCTGTGGGACTGGACCACCAGCATCCTCAAGGCTCAG CACGATGACCTGCACCCCGTGATCATGCGTCGGCGTTCCTCCTCTGACCTCACCAAGCAGAAGTTCGGCACCATGACACTGGTGCCCCTGCACGGGGACAGCACCGATGCCACCATGCTCTCTGCCAACCAGACCTTG CCCATGAAGATGCACCAGGACTCtctggaggagaagcaggaaaagGAGGTGGACACAGAGCCTGTCTACGAGGAGGTGGGCAACTTCCCCGAGCTGGCCTCACTGGAGCTGGATCACGAACTGCTGGCAGACCTGTCATCCATCCCCTCCGTGGACAGGTCCAAGAAGCCATCccaattccctgagcagcccccagccccagcactgCGCTCCTCACTGcccaccagcccagcccagagGGTCTCGAATCCCTCTGTCACCAAAGCCCTGTCTCTCGAAAGGGGCTTGAACCTCGAGTGCGACAAAAGCCCAGCCCACGGCAGATCTGCTGGGCTCAGACCCACCAAAACGGCCTCTCTTGAGAGGAACCTGGAGCTTTCTTTAGTGCTGGCTGGGGACCAGGACCAGGTGACCATGCCAGGGAGCAgtcccagcacagagacctccctGGAGATCCCCAGGAAGAGGAACATCCAGCCTTCCTCACCCATCAACAACAAACTGATCCAGGAGCTCAGCAGCATCATCCTCAAGAAGAACGAGGGACAGCCCCCAGGATCAGGACCAGGaccggggccagggccaggccagCAGGTAACATGA